The following are encoded in a window of Corynebacterium argentoratense DSM 44202 genomic DNA:
- a CDS encoding dicarboxylate/amino acid:cation symporter translates to MDLKRLSSSLLFKIVVAIVLGIIGSQILPDSIAKAFVTFNGLFGNFLGFFIPVLIFALITPAISGIGKGAGKWLAVTTGIAYASTVFAGLLAFGTASLLYPKLLAGQSLIAAVDVDEGALSPYFSIEMPPPMGVMTALLLAFTLGTAMTAVKSDALDHVVRDLERVIMRVISKFIIPLLPIFICGMFISMGKNGNLTATLTGFAQVLLVAIVMTILLLVVQFLIAGVFAGRNPFKALATMMPAYVTALGTSSSAATIPVTYECAKKNGVSPTVAGFSIPLCATTHLSGSMLKISLFAFAIMYMTDIPLTFGTALGFILMLGITMVAAPGVPGGAIMAATGLLASNLGFDDNMVALMIAAYIAIDSFGTACNVTGDGAIAMVLNKLAKGKISRSEIQEPPMGYEIEAIEEDLDAAEAAEASGKA, encoded by the coding sequence ATGGATTTAAAACGCCTCAGCAGTTCACTGTTATTCAAAATCGTCGTCGCGATTGTGCTGGGTATCATCGGCAGCCAGATCCTCCCGGACAGCATTGCCAAAGCCTTCGTCACCTTCAACGGCCTCTTCGGCAACTTCCTCGGATTCTTCATCCCCGTACTGATCTTCGCCCTGATCACCCCCGCCATCTCCGGCATCGGCAAAGGCGCAGGTAAATGGCTCGCAGTCACCACCGGCATCGCCTACGCATCCACCGTATTCGCAGGCCTCCTGGCCTTCGGCACGGCGTCATTGCTCTACCCCAAACTACTCGCCGGACAATCCCTCATCGCCGCAGTTGACGTTGACGAAGGCGCACTGAGCCCCTACTTCAGCATCGAAATGCCGCCGCCCATGGGCGTCATGACTGCGCTGCTGCTGGCCTTCACTCTCGGCACCGCAATGACCGCTGTGAAATCCGACGCACTCGACCACGTCGTCCGCGACCTTGAGCGCGTCATCATGCGCGTCATCTCCAAATTCATCATCCCGCTACTCCCGATCTTCATTTGCGGCATGTTCATCTCCATGGGTAAAAACGGCAACCTCACCGCCACCCTCACCGGGTTCGCCCAGGTGCTGCTCGTCGCCATCGTCATGACAATCCTGCTGCTCGTCGTGCAATTCCTCATCGCCGGCGTATTCGCAGGCCGCAACCCCTTCAAGGCACTCGCGACCATGATGCCCGCCTACGTCACCGCCCTGGGCACCTCCTCCTCCGCAGCCACCATCCCCGTGACCTACGAATGCGCCAAGAAAAACGGCGTCTCCCCCACCGTCGCCGGCTTCTCCATCCCCTTGTGCGCCACCACGCACTTGTCCGGCTCCATGCTGAAGATCAGCCTGTTCGCCTTCGCAATCATGTACATGACGGACATCCCCCTGACCTTCGGCACCGCCCTAGGCTTCATCCTCATGCTGGGCATCACCATGGTTGCCGCCCCGGGCGTCCCCGGCGGTGCGATCATGGCAGCCACCGGCCTTCTGGCCTCCAACCTCGGCTTTGACGACAACATGGTTGCCCTGATGATCGCCGCCTACATCGCGATCGACAGCTTCGGTACCGCCTGCAACGTCACCGGCGACGGCGCGATCGCCATGGTTCTCAACAAGCTGGCCAAGGGCAAGATTTCCCGATCCGAAATCCAAGAGCCCCCGATGGGCTACGAGATCGAAGCTATCGAAGAAGACCTCGACGCCGCCGAAGCCGCTGAGGCTTCCGGAAAGGCTTAG
- a CDS encoding SdpI family protein — protein sequence MMVNVLVASVTGIAAAAQLVAGGLAWSGKLPGNGVVGLNIPEVRTSRERWDAAHRIAGPLWTLSGVALVFATLIAVVASGWMWLAFAFALLCAVVAQGVAGYMAARSAAVWAMRDEIEASRNDAGCGDGGGCGCCGDGAAEASEEPYDPSKDCGVAGGCGSCALNGSCEQSAAAPLAGGGHVNVDAVLRAASQSDNSQR from the coding sequence ATGATGGTTAACGTACTTGTTGCTTCAGTGACTGGCATCGCCGCTGCGGCGCAACTTGTCGCCGGTGGTCTCGCGTGGAGTGGTAAGTTGCCTGGTAATGGCGTGGTGGGGCTCAATATTCCTGAGGTTCGTACCTCTCGTGAGCGTTGGGACGCTGCCCATCGTATCGCTGGTCCGTTGTGGACGCTGTCGGGTGTGGCTTTGGTTTTTGCCACGCTGATTGCAGTTGTTGCTAGTGGTTGGATGTGGTTGGCTTTCGCGTTCGCGTTGTTGTGCGCGGTGGTTGCGCAGGGTGTTGCGGGGTATATGGCTGCGCGTTCTGCGGCTGTGTGGGCGATGCGGGATGAGATTGAGGCTTCGCGTAATGACGCCGGCTGTGGTGACGGTGGCGGGTGTGGTTGCTGTGGCGATGGCGCCGCGGAGGCTTCGGAAGAGCCTTATGATCCTTCGAAGGATTGTGGGGTTGCTGGGGGTTGTGGCTCTTGCGCGCTGAATGGCAGTTGTGAGCAGTCGGCTGCGGCGCCGCTGGCTGGTGGCGGTCACGTTAATGTTGACGCCGTGTTGCGCGCGGCGTCACAAAGCGATAACTCGCAGCGGTGA
- a CDS encoding anthranilate synthase component 1, with product MIVVERPVRYHQSAAELFASLGAASTGDAVLLESADIQSKEGLKSIAILRGSVRITCQGNRVVAEALTPSGVDIVRRLAQQLPDYVDSSGTSEISGGDDAAVVAVFVFPDVSASVAVDEFERLRQTNTLEPLRLLQQDSGYEDPELPFLGGGFAFDFLESFEALPRVEQGTNFYPDYQFLNAEILLTVDHQSRTAFLRGVCIPEQRDVLAGDLDALVAQIEEELTGGDAAGVTAPVDAAGSSVQARASMSDAEFRDVVEQMQKYIYEGDIYQVVPARAFTMQCEDAFAAYKSLRALNPSPYMFYVRGEVDGKPYELFGASPESNLKFNATSRQVELYPIAGTRPRGADHELDIRAELELRTDAKEIAEHTMLVDLARNDLARVAVPATRQVADLLQVDRYSRVMHLVSRVVATLRPELDALDAYRACMNMGTLTGAPKLRATELLRQTEGKRRGSYGGAVGYLQGGGDMDTCIVIRSAFVADGVATVQAGAGVVRGSQPQSEADETLHKAFAVLNAIAQAQGSDVEVLR from the coding sequence ATGATCGTTGTTGAGCGGCCTGTCCGCTATCACCAGTCTGCTGCGGAGTTGTTTGCTTCGTTGGGGGCTGCCAGCACTGGGGATGCGGTGTTGTTGGAGAGTGCCGACATTCAGTCGAAGGAGGGGTTGAAGTCTATTGCGATTTTGCGGGGCTCCGTGCGGATTACGTGCCAGGGCAACCGTGTTGTTGCGGAGGCGTTGACTCCGAGTGGTGTGGATATTGTTCGGCGTTTAGCGCAGCAGTTGCCTGATTATGTTGATTCTTCTGGGACCTCTGAGATTTCTGGGGGCGATGACGCCGCGGTGGTTGCGGTTTTTGTTTTTCCGGATGTGTCGGCGTCGGTTGCTGTGGATGAGTTTGAGCGTTTGCGTCAGACTAATACGTTGGAGCCTTTGCGTTTGTTGCAGCAGGATTCTGGTTATGAGGATCCGGAGTTACCGTTTTTGGGCGGCGGGTTTGCGTTTGATTTTTTGGAGTCTTTTGAGGCTTTGCCGCGTGTGGAGCAGGGCACTAATTTCTATCCGGATTATCAGTTTTTGAATGCTGAGATTTTGTTGACGGTTGATCATCAGAGTCGGACTGCGTTTTTGCGGGGGGTGTGCATTCCGGAGCAGCGTGATGTGTTGGCGGGGGATTTGGATGCGTTGGTTGCTCAGATTGAGGAGGAGTTGACGGGTGGTGACGCCGCGGGGGTGACTGCCCCTGTCGATGCTGCGGGTTCTTCCGTGCAGGCGCGGGCGTCGATGAGTGATGCCGAGTTCCGCGATGTTGTTGAGCAGATGCAGAAGTACATTTATGAGGGGGATATTTATCAGGTTGTTCCTGCTCGGGCGTTTACGATGCAGTGCGAGGATGCTTTTGCTGCGTATAAGTCTTTGCGTGCGTTGAATCCTTCCCCTTACATGTTTTACGTTCGGGGCGAGGTTGATGGGAAGCCTTATGAGTTGTTTGGTGCTTCGCCAGAGTCGAATTTGAAGTTTAATGCAACTTCTAGGCAGGTGGAGTTGTATCCGATTGCCGGTACCCGCCCACGCGGTGCGGATCATGAGTTGGATATTCGGGCGGAGCTTGAGTTGCGCACGGATGCCAAGGAGATCGCCGAGCACACCATGCTGGTTGATTTGGCGCGTAATGACTTGGCTCGTGTTGCGGTGCCGGCGACTCGCCAGGTTGCGGATTTGTTGCAGGTTGATCGCTATTCCCGCGTGATGCATTTGGTCAGCCGGGTGGTTGCGACACTTCGCCCAGAGTTGGATGCGCTGGATGCGTATCGTGCGTGCATGAATATGGGCACATTGACGGGTGCGCCGAAGCTTCGCGCTACAGAGTTGCTGCGGCAGACGGAGGGGAAGCGCCGTGGTTCCTATGGTGGCGCAGTGGGCTACCTGCAGGGTGGGGGAGATATGGATACATGCATTGTGATTCGTTCGGCGTTTGTGGCTGATGGTGTCGCCACGGTTCAGGCCGGCGCTGGTGTTGTGCGTGGTTCCCAACCGCAGTCGGAAGCAGATGAGACTTTGCATAAGGCCTTCGCTGTGCTGAATGCGATTGCGCAGGCCCAAGGTAGTGATGTGGAGGTGCTTCGATAA
- a CDS encoding glutamine amidotransferase-related protein: MSARIVLIDNQDSFVYNLVDALAVAGFEYVVYRNTIEPKVVFDYKPDLIVLSPGPGHPLEAGSMMEIIKQAYGTIPILGICLGFQALLEHFGGDVRPVGPVHGVSDIMELTEEGVASGLFEGLTIDSGPDLPGVIGTKVPVARYHSLGCTDIPEALLSLATCTSDAGTVTMAARTRDNMAIGLQFHPESVLTPSGPHIINRCVEALSTTSTQPAAKPSNADATHKADTADTKE, encoded by the coding sequence ATGAGCGCTCGGATTGTATTGATCGACAACCAGGATTCCTTTGTATATAACCTGGTGGATGCTCTTGCGGTGGCGGGGTTTGAGTATGTGGTGTACCGCAACACCATCGAGCCTAAGGTTGTATTTGATTACAAACCTGATTTGATTGTGCTCAGTCCCGGCCCCGGCCACCCTCTGGAGGCCGGCAGCATGATGGAGATCATCAAGCAGGCCTATGGCACCATCCCGATCCTCGGCATCTGTCTCGGCTTCCAAGCTCTCCTCGAGCACTTCGGCGGGGACGTCCGCCCCGTCGGCCCCGTACACGGCGTCTCTGACATCATGGAGCTCACCGAGGAGGGTGTTGCCAGCGGCCTGTTTGAAGGCCTGACGATCGATTCCGGCCCAGATCTACCCGGCGTCATTGGTACAAAAGTTCCTGTCGCCCGCTACCACTCGCTGGGCTGCACAGACATCCCCGAAGCACTGCTGTCCTTAGCGACCTGCACCAGCGATGCAGGCACCGTCACCATGGCGGCACGCACGCGGGACAACATGGCCATCGGCCTGCAATTCCACCCAGAGTCCGTGCTGACACCGTCCGGACCGCACATTATTAACCGCTGCGTCGAAGCATTAAGCACAACGTCTACCCAACCCGCTGCCAAACCAAGTAACGCAGACGCTACACACAAGGCCGACACTGCCGACACTAAGGAATAG
- the trpD gene encoding anthranilate phosphoribosyltransferase: protein MNTQPSTTANAAANTTPEQLLHTLLMGQQLGAEDTTSVFRALAAGAFSPTQIAALLATLRTRGETPTDITGAAQAFIEAARPFPVTGSPLIDCVGTGGDGANTINISTTAALLAAAGGLQVVKHGNRSVSSKSGAADVLEALGFDLGQDPDAASQQLASSGFCFLFAPGYHPAFAHVMPVRKELAIPTIFNVLGPLLNPARPALQLMGTVRPDLGPMLIESMRNLGRERALVVHGSGTDEVAVHGSTDVWELRDGEITQYSITPSDLGLGTYDLSDLVGGEGSDNAQVVRDIFAGTASEAHRDAVLASAGALFYLAGAADSWADGVAAARDVISSGRAATWLAQFSTAGERA, encoded by the coding sequence ATGAACACTCAACCCTCGACCACCGCAAACGCCGCTGCGAACACCACCCCGGAGCAGCTCTTACACACCCTTTTGATGGGCCAGCAGCTGGGTGCCGAGGACACCACCTCTGTCTTCCGCGCGCTAGCGGCTGGCGCGTTTAGCCCCACCCAGATCGCCGCGCTCCTCGCAACGCTGCGAACCCGCGGTGAAACACCGACAGATATTACCGGCGCGGCGCAGGCCTTCATCGAGGCCGCACGCCCGTTCCCGGTCACGGGTTCGCCTCTTATCGACTGCGTGGGCACGGGAGGGGATGGCGCAAACACCATTAACATTTCCACCACCGCCGCGTTGCTTGCTGCCGCTGGTGGTTTGCAGGTCGTCAAGCACGGCAACCGTTCGGTGAGTTCCAAGTCGGGTGCGGCGGATGTACTCGAAGCCCTGGGGTTCGACCTTGGGCAGGATCCTGACGCCGCGTCGCAACAGCTGGCAAGCAGCGGTTTCTGCTTCCTGTTTGCACCGGGCTACCATCCCGCCTTCGCCCACGTGATGCCCGTGCGCAAGGAGCTCGCCATCCCGACGATCTTCAACGTCCTCGGCCCCCTGCTCAACCCGGCGCGGCCCGCCTTGCAGCTGATGGGCACCGTGCGCCCGGACCTTGGTCCCATGCTGATCGAGTCTATGCGCAATCTTGGTCGGGAGCGTGCCCTGGTGGTGCACGGGTCTGGTACGGACGAGGTCGCTGTGCACGGCTCTACTGATGTATGGGAGCTGCGTGATGGCGAGATCACCCAGTACAGCATCACCCCCTCTGACTTGGGCTTGGGAACCTACGATTTGTCCGATCTTGTTGGCGGCGAGGGTAGCGATAACGCCCAAGTTGTGCGCGATATTTTCGCAGGAACTGCCAGCGAGGCCCATCGGGATGCAGTCCTCGCCTCCGCCGGTGCACTGTTCTACCTCGCGGGTGCTGCCGACAGTTGGGCTGATGGGGTCGCTGCGGCACGCGACGTCATTTCTTCCGGGCGGGCTGCCACGTGGCTCGCACAGTTTTCTACCGCAGGGGAGCGCGCATGA
- the trpCF gene encoding bifunctional indole-3-glycerol-phosphate synthase TrpC/phosphoribosylanthranilate isomerase TrpF, translating to MSNHTAGLPTVLEEIVATRRTHLPEIRARVAGVEPEPSTRSLFDSLNQGLGGRRFIMECKSSSPSLGMIREAYNPGDIARIYSCYAAGISVLCEPTRFGGSYDHLATVAASTHLPVLCKDFIIDVAQVKAARVYGADAILLMLSVLSDEEYRQLSAEAERYGLDVLTEVIDADEVARAIALGAKIFGCNNRNLHDLSIDRGRTARLAPLVPAGAVFISESGIRTNEHVKDITRFVNGFLVGSQLTGESDVDRAARELVYGPTKVCGLRTPSAAQAARAAGATYGGVICESASPRNVSRETIEKITAAEPGLTYVAVSRRTENFSELNNLPEVDVLQVHAPNVTVSEELDLIARARAEAPDLQIWRAVNMADPQAHTIIEALVDQGIVTMFVLDNGNGGTGNHFDWSSLNLSSEVLSRCLIAGGIEPDNAAAALSTGVAGVDLNSGVEYTAEVVAGAPELAHHKDPSRIRAALEAVRTFTPSH from the coding sequence ATGAGCAATCACACCGCAGGCCTTCCGACAGTGTTGGAGGAGATCGTCGCAACCCGCCGCACCCACCTTCCCGAAATCCGGGCGCGGGTGGCTGGTGTGGAGCCCGAGCCGTCAACGCGTTCGCTGTTCGATAGCCTCAACCAGGGGCTCGGCGGCCGGCGTTTCATCATGGAGTGCAAGTCCTCCTCGCCCTCGTTGGGTATGATCCGTGAGGCTTATAATCCGGGCGATATTGCTCGGATCTATAGCTGTTATGCTGCGGGTATCTCGGTTTTGTGCGAGCCCACGCGCTTCGGCGGCAGTTATGACCACCTCGCGACGGTCGCGGCCTCGACCCATCTTCCGGTGTTGTGTAAGGATTTTATTATTGACGTCGCGCAGGTGAAGGCCGCGCGCGTGTACGGCGCGGATGCGATCTTGTTGATGCTGTCTGTGTTGTCGGATGAAGAGTATCGTCAGCTGAGTGCTGAGGCAGAGCGTTATGGCCTCGACGTGCTGACGGAGGTTATTGACGCAGACGAGGTAGCTCGTGCTATCGCCCTGGGCGCGAAGATTTTTGGTTGCAACAACCGCAATCTTCATGATCTGTCGATTGATCGCGGTCGCACGGCACGGTTGGCTCCGCTGGTCCCCGCTGGCGCTGTCTTTATTTCAGAGTCGGGTATCCGGACTAATGAACACGTTAAGGACATCACCCGTTTTGTTAACGGCTTTTTGGTCGGCTCCCAACTGACAGGGGAGTCGGACGTTGATCGCGCCGCCCGCGAGTTGGTGTACGGCCCCACCAAGGTGTGTGGTCTTCGCACGCCGAGTGCCGCCCAAGCCGCACGCGCAGCAGGCGCCACATACGGCGGCGTCATTTGTGAATCCGCCTCGCCCCGCAATGTTTCACGTGAAACAATCGAAAAAATCACGGCGGCCGAGCCCGGCCTGACCTACGTAGCCGTCAGCCGGCGCACGGAAAACTTCTCCGAGTTGAATAATCTGCCCGAAGTAGACGTTCTACAGGTGCACGCGCCAAACGTCACTGTGTCAGAGGAACTGGATTTGATCGCTCGTGCTAGGGCGGAGGCTCCAGATCTTCAGATCTGGCGCGCGGTCAACATGGCCGACCCCCAGGCGCACACTATCATTGAGGCGCTCGTAGACCAGGGCATCGTCACAATGTTTGTCCTCGACAACGGCAACGGAGGAACAGGTAACCACTTCGACTGGTCGAGCCTGAACCTAAGCTCCGAAGTGTTGTCGCGCTGTCTGATCGCCGGTGGCATCGAACCCGATAACGCGGCGGCCGCCCTTTCTACTGGCGTCGCTGGCGTCGACCTCAACTCCGGTGTCGAATACACCGCAGAGGTCGTCGCTGGTGCGCCCGAGCTAGCCCACCATAAAGACCCTTCCCGTATCCGTGCAGCCCTTGAAGCAGTCCGCACGTTCACCCCAAGCCACTAG
- the trpB gene encoding tryptophan synthase subunit beta — translation MNEHLNPSGNPDGVAPILNPYFGEFGGQYVPELLIPALDQLEKAFVDAMDDEDFWEELRGYFRDYLGRPTPLTECSNLPLDRTLDLSAPASRVGERSEWTHRAGEGKVRIFLKREDLVHGGAHKTNQVIGQALLAKRMGKTRIIAETGAGQHGTATALACALLGLDCVIYMGAEDVARQQPNVYRMELMGAKVVAVDSGSGTLKDAVNEALRDWTATFHESHYLLGTAAGPHPFPTIVREFHRVISTEARAQVIEKTGGLPDVVVACVGGGSNAIGIFSDFIDDEGVELIGVEPAGEGLDTGHHGAPIHAGDIGILHGARSYLMRTSDGQVEESYSISAGLDYPGVGPQHAHLHKSGRAQYVGISDREALRAFQVLSRHEGIIPALESSHALAYALKRADKAVEEGKELTIVVSLSGRGDKDVDHIRRTLESHPEWVYNPEEN, via the coding sequence ATGAACGAACACCTTAACCCCAGCGGCAACCCAGACGGCGTTGCCCCCATCCTCAACCCTTACTTCGGTGAGTTCGGTGGGCAGTACGTGCCCGAGCTTCTCATCCCGGCGCTCGACCAATTGGAGAAAGCCTTCGTCGACGCGATGGATGACGAAGACTTTTGGGAGGAGCTCCGCGGCTACTTCCGCGACTACCTCGGCCGCCCGACACCGCTGACCGAATGCTCCAACCTTCCCCTTGATCGCACCCTCGACCTCAGTGCTCCCGCCTCCAGGGTAGGGGAGCGGAGTGAGTGGACGCACCGTGCGGGTGAGGGAAAAGTTCGCATCTTCCTCAAGCGCGAAGACCTCGTGCACGGTGGCGCTCACAAGACCAACCAGGTCATTGGCCAGGCCTTGCTCGCTAAGCGCATGGGCAAGACCCGCATCATCGCAGAGACCGGCGCGGGCCAGCATGGCACCGCAACAGCACTCGCCTGCGCACTGCTCGGTCTCGACTGTGTAATCTACATGGGCGCCGAGGACGTCGCCCGCCAGCAGCCCAACGTCTACCGCATGGAACTGATGGGCGCGAAGGTCGTCGCGGTCGATAGCGGATCTGGCACGTTGAAGGACGCCGTCAACGAAGCCCTGCGCGACTGGACTGCAACCTTCCACGAGTCTCACTACCTCCTCGGCACCGCAGCTGGTCCGCACCCATTCCCGACCATCGTCCGCGAATTCCACCGCGTCATTTCCACCGAGGCCCGCGCCCAGGTGATCGAGAAGACCGGTGGCCTGCCGGACGTCGTCGTCGCCTGCGTAGGTGGTGGTTCCAACGCCATCGGCATTTTCTCTGACTTCATCGATGACGAGGGCGTTGAGCTCATCGGCGTTGAACCCGCGGGTGAAGGTCTGGATACCGGCCACCACGGCGCCCCAATCCACGCTGGCGACATCGGAATCCTGCACGGTGCACGCAGTTACCTGATGCGCACCTCTGATGGCCAGGTGGAGGAGTCCTACTCGATCTCCGCCGGCCTTGACTACCCGGGCGTCGGCCCACAGCACGCGCATCTGCATAAGTCCGGCCGCGCACAGTACGTGGGTATCTCCGATCGTGAGGCTCTGCGCGCATTCCAGGTGCTGTCCCGTCACGAGGGCATCATCCCCGCCCTGGAGTCCAGCCACGCATTGGCCTACGCCCTCAAGCGCGCTGATAAGGCAGTAGAAGAGGGTAAAGAATTGACCATCGTCGTCTCCCTGTCCGGCCGTGGCGATAAGGACGTCGACCACATCCGCCGCACTTTAGAAAGCCACCCCGAGTGGGTTTACAACCCGGAGGAGAACTAA
- the trpA gene encoding tryptophan synthase subunit alpha gives MSRYDALFAALDAKNEGAFVPFVTLGDPNEEASYRIIKALIEGGADALELGVPFSDPVADGPTIQAAHIRAHASGIDVDAALRVVRRIRDEHADIPIGLLIYGNVAFARGTEQFYRDVAQAGADSVLLPDIPVREGESFAQAATAAGVDPIFIAPPNANPSTLEGVARLSRGYIYAVSRVGVTGAEKESSTEGLSDVVANLNNFGGAPALLGFGISTPAHVADAIAAGAAGAITGSAVTAIVAKHCEQQEDGHWAVKDDGALHDDIIAYVQQMKAATART, from the coding sequence ATGTCCCGTTACGATGCCCTTTTTGCCGCGCTTGATGCCAAAAACGAAGGCGCTTTCGTTCCCTTCGTAACCCTCGGTGATCCGAATGAGGAAGCCTCGTATCGCATCATCAAGGCCCTCATCGAGGGTGGTGCTGATGCCCTGGAGCTCGGCGTTCCCTTCTCCGATCCGGTCGCTGACGGCCCTACCATCCAGGCGGCGCACATCCGTGCACATGCTTCGGGTATTGATGTTGACGCCGCGTTGCGCGTTGTACGCAGGATCCGTGACGAGCATGCAGATATTCCGATTGGCTTGCTGATCTACGGAAACGTCGCCTTTGCTCGCGGTACCGAGCAGTTCTACCGGGACGTCGCCCAGGCCGGTGCCGATTCAGTACTCCTGCCCGATATTCCGGTTCGCGAGGGGGAGTCTTTCGCGCAGGCAGCTACAGCAGCCGGGGTCGATCCGATCTTTATCGCACCGCCTAACGCTAACCCTTCCACCTTGGAGGGGGTAGCACGGCTCTCCCGGGGTTACATCTACGCAGTATCCCGCGTGGGCGTGACGGGGGCTGAAAAGGAATCCTCGACCGAGGGCCTTTCCGACGTTGTCGCCAACCTCAATAACTTTGGGGGAGCGCCGGCGTTACTCGGCTTCGGCATTTCCACACCCGCCCATGTTGCGGACGCCATCGCCGCGGGTGCTGCCGGAGCCATCACCGGTTCCGCAGTTACCGCGATCGTCGCAAAACACTGCGAGCAACAAGAGGACGGACACTGGGCTGTTAAAGATGACGGTGCGCTCCACGATGATATCATCGCTTACGTTCAGCAGATGAAGGCCGCCACCGCGCGCACCTAA
- a CDS encoding Rieske (2Fe-2S) protein, producing the protein MSDQHPLGDKVCSRRLFLLGTAATLAGALAACGGGAEALEVDPSEIPVGSAKVFGKFIIAQPTEGKFVAYSSRCPHQGARVADVEGDRLVCPSHGSEFSIADGSVLVGPARDPLEPANLKAADNKLEVS; encoded by the coding sequence ATGTCTGATCAACACCCCTTGGGCGATAAGGTGTGTAGCCGTCGCCTCTTTTTGTTGGGCACCGCGGCCACACTCGCGGGCGCACTCGCCGCGTGCGGCGGGGGAGCGGAAGCCCTCGAAGTTGACCCCTCCGAGATTCCGGTCGGTTCCGCAAAGGTTTTTGGCAAGTTCATCATCGCCCAACCCACCGAAGGAAAATTCGTAGCTTACTCCTCACGATGCCCACATCAGGGCGCGCGCGTGGCGGATGTTGAAGGCGACCGTCTGGTGTGCCCTTCGCACGGGAGCGAGTTTTCCATCGCTGATGGCAGCGTGCTGGTCGGTCCTGCGCGGGATCCTTTGGAGCCAGCCAATCTCAAAGCGGCCGACAACAAACTGGAAGTCAGCTAA
- a CDS encoding bile acid:sodium symporter family protein: protein MTTPHTTAGAKVKNFFGRLDPLIVLIISAVLVTIVLPARGEFAEHFSLATKLAIALLFFLYGARLSPQEAVAGLKHWRLHLTILAFTYAIFPLIGVALRPLHLVFGMPLYLGILYLTLVPSTVQSSVAFTSIARGNVAGAIVSASASNLIGVVLTPVLVMITMGGSVTLSPRIFADIAIQLLLPFVVGQLLRPLVKDFAKNKATKLVDRGSITMVVYSTFSAGMVEGIWGTVRPLELLGLVVLAVLLVGFMLWLTRAVARWLKFSDADVKAIQFCGTKKSLATGLPMAAVIFGGANLGLLILPLMIFHQVQLMMCSFLAGRYAKQLD from the coding sequence ATGACCACACCACACACGACAGCCGGGGCGAAGGTGAAGAACTTTTTCGGGCGCCTTGATCCACTCATTGTGCTCATCATCAGTGCAGTACTCGTGACCATCGTCTTACCGGCTAGGGGAGAGTTTGCGGAGCACTTCAGCTTAGCCACCAAGCTAGCCATCGCCCTATTGTTTTTCCTCTACGGGGCTCGACTCTCACCGCAAGAAGCCGTAGCTGGCCTGAAGCACTGGCGTCTACACCTCACGATCTTGGCTTTTACGTATGCCATTTTCCCCTTGATCGGCGTGGCTCTCAGACCCTTGCACTTAGTGTTTGGAATGCCCCTCTACCTGGGGATTTTATATCTCACTCTTGTGCCTTCAACGGTTCAGTCCTCCGTCGCATTTACAAGCATCGCCCGTGGCAACGTTGCTGGGGCTATCGTCAGCGCCTCTGCATCAAACCTCATCGGCGTTGTACTCACCCCGGTGCTCGTCATGATCACGATGGGAGGAAGCGTCACGCTCAGCCCGAGGATCTTTGCGGACATCGCGATCCAGCTGCTGCTGCCATTTGTTGTCGGTCAGCTGTTGAGGCCTTTGGTTAAGGATTTTGCGAAGAATAAGGCTACGAAGCTTGTCGACCGTGGGTCGATCACCATGGTTGTGTATTCGACTTTTTCTGCGGGAATGGTCGAAGGCATTTGGGGCACGGTGCGACCGCTGGAGCTTCTCGGGCTTGTGGTCCTTGCTGTGCTGTTAGTTGGGTTTATGCTGTGGCTGACGCGGGCGGTCGCACGATGGCTGAAGTTCAGCGATGCGGACGTGAAGGCCATTCAGTTCTGCGGGACGAAGAAGTCTCTTGCTACGGGTTTGCCGATGGCTGCGGTTATTTTTGGTGGAGCGAATTTGGGGTTGTTGATCTTGCCGCTGATGATTTTCCACCAGGTTCAGTTGATGATGTGTTCGTTCCTGGCAGGGCGTTATGCCAAGCAGTTAGACTAG